The following coding sequences are from one Candidatus Binataceae bacterium window:
- a CDS encoding MarR family transcriptional regulator, with amino-acid sequence MIEALYRSAGHLIRRAHQAHDTIFGEVVARFDITSPQYAALLAIAEFPGLEQGTLSELIAYDRSTIGGLIDRLESKRLVRRTIGLRDRRTRLLSLTPAGAAMLRKLRQQTPRIQQRLLAALSPSECELFLEMLGRVVNISRSLERLPACAGSSGELSRHRDELAAENGALSRPRRRRAQQAGLNSYSESKSCLARARGHSSSRPTAVTMPTNSISRPR; translated from the coding sequence ATGATCGAGGCCCTGTATCGCTCGGCCGGCCATCTGATTCGCCGTGCCCATCAGGCTCACGACACGATCTTCGGCGAGGTGGTAGCGCGCTTTGATATCACCTCGCCCCAATATGCCGCGCTGCTGGCGATCGCCGAGTTTCCGGGCCTGGAACAGGGCACCCTATCCGAACTTATCGCCTACGATCGTTCCACTATTGGCGGGCTTATCGACCGCTTGGAGAGCAAGCGTTTGGTGCGCCGCACCATCGGCCTTCGCGACCGCCGTACTCGCCTGCTGAGCCTAACTCCCGCCGGAGCCGCAATGCTGCGCAAGCTGCGCCAGCAGACCCCTCGAATTCAACAGCGTCTGCTGGCCGCGCTGTCTCCCTCGGAATGCGAGCTGTTCCTTGAGATGTTGGGGCGCGTGGTCAACATCAGCCGTTCCCTGGAGCGTCTGCCGGCCTGCGCGGGCAGCTCGGGCGAACTATCGCGCCATCGTGACGAATTAGCGGCCGAAAATGGCGCCCTCAGCCGCCCGCGGCGCCGCCGTGCTCAGCAAGCCGGGTTGAACTCCTACTCAGAATCTAAATCCTGCCTGGCGCGGGCACGCGGCCATTCCAGCAGCAGGCCGACGGCGGTCACCATGCCTACCAACTCTATCAGCAGACCGAGGTAG
- a CDS encoding LLM class flavin-dependent oxidoreductase — MKFGVQFFPDVKPQEKSAADYFRESLAIVEAAEPLGYTHVRTVEHHLHFYGGYSPNPVVFLAAASQRTKQARLITGAIIPAWNHPLKMAGEIAMLDGISGGRLEVGFARAFLPHEFTAFGISPDDSIARFREGMEQVDLLLREENVTHHGRFYSFDNVTVLPRPTQRPRPKFFVAATTTPESFQWAGKMGYSLMSNPAAGQTMRELIGIYRQAWREAGHAGNGEVMLAFHMFVDRDGARARQIAKPHVEAYFEGIYDATRKWSEGFSSKDYRGYGEKSQRMRTQSFESMVESGNLFIGSPAEVRDTIARFNENVGGFEHASLQINFHTLPAADAMRSLELFAKDVIPALA, encoded by the coding sequence ATGAAATTCGGCGTGCAGTTTTTCCCCGACGTCAAGCCGCAAGAGAAATCGGCGGCCGATTATTTTCGCGAGTCGCTGGCTATCGTGGAAGCCGCCGAACCGCTGGGTTACACCCACGTGCGCACGGTGGAACATCATCTGCATTTCTATGGCGGTTACAGCCCCAATCCTGTCGTCTTTCTGGCCGCCGCTTCGCAGCGCACCAAACAGGCACGCCTGATTACCGGGGCGATCATTCCGGCCTGGAATCACCCGCTCAAAATGGCGGGCGAAATTGCGATGCTGGATGGGATCTCGGGCGGGCGTCTGGAGGTGGGTTTCGCCCGCGCCTTCCTGCCGCACGAATTCACCGCCTTCGGCATCTCTCCCGACGATTCCATCGCTCGCTTTCGCGAAGGGATGGAACAGGTGGATTTGCTGCTGCGCGAGGAGAACGTCACCCATCACGGCCGTTTTTATAGCTTCGACAACGTGACCGTGCTGCCTCGCCCCACCCAACGTCCGCGCCCCAAGTTTTTCGTCGCCGCCACCACCACCCCGGAATCCTTTCAATGGGCCGGAAAGATGGGCTATTCGCTGATGTCAAATCCGGCCGCGGGGCAAACGATGCGCGAGCTGATCGGCATCTACCGCCAAGCCTGGCGCGAGGCAGGCCATGCCGGCAACGGCGAAGTGATGCTGGCCTTTCACATGTTCGTCGACCGCGACGGCGCGCGTGCCCGCCAGATCGCTAAGCCCCACGTCGAGGCCTACTTCGAGGGTATCTACGACGCCACCCGCAAATGGAGCGAGGGCTTCAGCTCCAAGGATTATCGCGGCTACGGCGAAAAATCGCAGCGCATGCGTACCCAGAGTTTCGAATCGATGGTGGAATCTGGCAACCTTTTCATAGGCTCGCCAGCGGAGGTCCGCGATACCATCGCGCGGTTCAATGAAAATGTTGGGGGCTTCGAACACGCTTCGCTGCAAATCAACTTTCACACCCTGCCCGCCGCCGACGCGATGCGCTCATTGGAGCTCTTCGCCAAGGACGTGATTCCAGCGCTGGCTTAA
- a CDS encoding UDP-glucuronic acid decarboxylase family protein translates to MRILVTGGAGFIGSHLCERLLEMGNEVICLDNFYSGSRANLARLHDNSRFELIRHDVVEPILLEVDRIFHLACPASPVHYQYNPVKTTKTNVMGTINMLGLAKRVKARILLASTSEVYGDPEVHPQREDYWGHVNPIGVRSCYDEGKRVAECLMMDYHRQNQVDVRIVRIFNTYGPRMAIDDGRVISNFCIAALRGRDLVVYGDGRQTRSFAYVDDLIEGLVRMMDCESTIGPVNLGNPNEFTMLELAALTIELARSSSRVQFQPPRPDDPSRRQPDISLARHHLGWEPTIALREGLSRTVEHFRDQLRLLAA, encoded by the coding sequence GTGCGGATTTTGGTAACAGGGGGTGCGGGTTTCATCGGCTCCCATCTATGCGAGCGCTTACTGGAGATGGGCAACGAGGTTATCTGCCTGGACAATTTTTACAGCGGTAGCCGGGCTAACCTTGCCCGTCTGCACGATAATTCTAGGTTTGAGTTGATCCGCCACGACGTGGTCGAGCCGATTCTGCTGGAAGTCGATCGCATCTTTCACCTGGCCTGCCCAGCCTCGCCGGTGCATTATCAGTACAACCCGGTCAAGACGACCAAGACCAACGTCATGGGGACGATCAATATGCTGGGGCTGGCTAAGCGGGTCAAAGCACGTATCCTGCTGGCCTCCACCAGCGAAGTGTATGGCGATCCAGAGGTCCATCCGCAACGCGAGGACTATTGGGGTCACGTCAATCCGATCGGAGTGCGCTCGTGCTACGACGAGGGTAAGCGTGTGGCCGAGTGTCTGATGATGGATTACCATCGGCAAAACCAGGTCGACGTTCGCATCGTGCGGATTTTCAACACTTATGGGCCCCGGATGGCGATAGATGACGGGCGGGTGATCTCCAATTTCTGCATTGCCGCCTTACGTGGGCGCGACTTGGTGGTTTACGGCGATGGTCGCCAGACCCGTTCCTTCGCTTACGTCGATGATTTGATCGAGGGTCTGGTTCGCATGATGGACTGTGAAAGCACGATCGGTCCCGTCAATCTGGGCAACCCCAACGAATTCACGATGTTGGAATTGGCGGCGTTGACCATCGAGTTGGCACGCAGCTCCTCGCGGGTGCAATTTCAGCCGCCGCGGCCCGACGACCCTAGCCGCCGCCAGCCCGATATTAGCTTGGCCCGCCACCATTTGGGATGGGAACCGACAATTGCGCTGCGCGAGGGATTGAGCCGCACGGTCGAGCATTTTCGCGACCAATTGCGGCTGCTCGCGGCTTGA
- a CDS encoding acyl-CoA dehydrogenase family protein translates to MTYKAAWWVDRGRGRNPIASYAKAFAADACMKITTDAVQIFGGYGYMKAYPVEKLMRDAKLLQIYEGTSQVQRVVIARDLMRT, encoded by the coding sequence ATAACTTACAAGGCGGCCTGGTGGGTAGACCGGGGGCGCGGCCGTAATCCGATCGCCAGCTACGCCAAAGCCTTCGCCGCCGACGCTTGCATGAAGATCACCACCGATGCGGTCCAGATCTTCGGCGGCTACGGCTATATGAAGGCCTACCCGGTGGAAAAGCTGATGCGCGATGCCAAGCTTTTGCAGATTTACGAGGGCACTTCGCAGGTGCAGCGAGTGGTGATCGCGCGCGACCTAATGCGGACCTGA
- a CDS encoding acyl-CoA dehydrogenase family protein, producing MLDFEFSAEQLAIKELARRFAREEIIPRASECDERELFATDLYVRAFQAGLMNLEIPEALGGPGLGCVEVCLVSEELNYGCAGISNGIGTNSLAALPLLIAGNDAQQQVYLSALTRELTFCAFALTEPGAGSDVAGIASTYRRQGDGFVLNGTKHFISNGSYAKWLVTFASADRSLRHRGLSCFVLPADLPGISRARMHGKLGQRAADTAEIVFDDVHLPADALVGEEGRGFEYAMRSFDRSRPHIGAIAAGISQRALDEALRYASERSAFGRPIAQFQAIQFMLADMAIALEAMRLYNLQGGLVGRPGARP from the coding sequence ATGCTCGATTTCGAGTTCAGCGCCGAACAGCTAGCGATCAAGGAATTGGCCCGACGCTTTGCGCGCGAGGAGATAATCCCGCGAGCCAGCGAGTGCGACGAGCGGGAACTGTTTGCCACTGATCTGTATGTGCGCGCCTTTCAGGCTGGACTGATGAATTTGGAGATTCCGGAGGCTTTGGGTGGTCCCGGCCTGGGCTGTGTGGAGGTCTGCCTGGTGAGCGAAGAGCTCAATTACGGCTGCGCGGGAATCAGTAACGGTATTGGCACCAATAGTTTGGCGGCGCTTCCGCTGCTGATCGCGGGCAACGATGCGCAGCAGCAAGTCTATCTCTCCGCTTTGACCCGGGAGCTCACCTTTTGCGCCTTTGCCCTGACCGAGCCCGGCGCCGGCTCGGACGTGGCGGGAATTGCCAGCACTTATCGGCGCCAAGGCGACGGTTTCGTACTAAACGGCACCAAACACTTCATCTCCAATGGTTCCTACGCGAAGTGGCTTGTGACCTTTGCCAGTGCGGATCGCAGTCTGCGCCATCGCGGCCTTTCCTGCTTCGTGCTGCCTGCCGACCTGCCCGGAATCTCGCGCGCCCGGATGCATGGCAAGCTGGGACAAAGGGCCGCCGACACCGCCGAGATCGTGTTCGATGATGTCCACCTGCCCGCCGACGCGCTGGTGGGCGAGGAAGGGCGCGGTTTCGAGTATGCGATGCGCAGTTTCGATCGCTCTCGACCCCATATCGGCGCAATTGCCGCGGGTATCAGTCAGCGGGCCCTGGACGAGGCCCTGCGCTACGCCAGCGAGCGCAGCGCCTTTGGCCGGCCGATCGCTCAGTTTCAGGCCATCCAGTTCATGTTGGCCGATATGGCGATCGCGCTGGAAGCGATGAGACTTTATAACTTACAAGGCGGCCTGGTGGGTAGACCGGGGGCGCGGCCGTAA
- a CDS encoding VWA domain-containing protein, translated as MLALLDRLQPEASTALFDAIGQGLRLVKQGRYAKKTLLVVTDGIDNMSQSTRTQVVEQARRQGVLVYSIGVGHTDAREVDVDTLRSLSGESGARAFIVPEVGDGSLLSRDALAISGELRRQYRVTFLATGAGGLERRGWRSPIIPTAECGCGPVWGLLGQPRKDSFIC; from the coding sequence GTGCTCGCCCTCCTTGACCGGTTGCAGCCCGAGGCCTCAACCGCCTTGTTCGACGCCATTGGGCAAGGGCTGCGGCTGGTCAAGCAGGGACGCTACGCCAAAAAGACCCTGCTGGTAGTTACCGACGGAATCGACAACATGAGCCAGAGCACGCGGACGCAGGTCGTTGAACAGGCGCGCCGCCAAGGCGTGCTGGTATACTCGATCGGAGTTGGGCATACCGATGCGCGCGAGGTTGATGTCGATACCTTGCGCAGCCTGTCGGGCGAAAGCGGGGCGCGCGCTTTTATCGTACCCGAGGTCGGCGACGGCAGCTTGCTTAGCCGCGACGCGCTGGCGATTAGCGGTGAGCTGCGCCGTCAGTACAGGGTGACCTTTCTGGCCACCGGCGCAGGCGGTTTGGAGCGACGCGGATGGCGGTCGCCGATCATCCCGACTGCCGAGTGCGGGTGCGGCCCAGTCTGGGGACTCCTGGGTCAGCCCCGTAAAGATAGCTTTATTTGTTAA
- a CDS encoding DUF1634 domain-containing protein, producing MASHPSSHPAPAASAGLNMDLLVGWILLAGVLLSLTLLLCGALWHRFATGTLTDNFRLAGTNLLAFVIAEVHNLFHGALRPRILISSGIAVLMITPYIRVLASMLYFLFEERNLKYTVFTLFVLSVLTYSLMLH from the coding sequence ATGGCATCTCATCCTTCTTCCCATCCGGCACCCGCTGCCTCGGCCGGGTTGAACATGGATCTCCTGGTGGGCTGGATTTTGCTGGCAGGGGTACTGCTGAGCCTAACTTTGCTGCTATGCGGCGCCTTGTGGCATCGTTTCGCCACCGGCACTCTGACCGATAACTTTCGCTTGGCGGGCACCAACCTGCTCGCGTTCGTGATCGCCGAAGTGCACAACCTGTTCCACGGCGCGCTCCGCCCGCGCATCCTGATCAGCAGCGGCATCGCCGTGCTCATGATAACCCCCTATATCCGGGTGTTGGCCTCGATGCTGTATTTTCTATTCGAAGAACGAAACCTGAAGTACACCGTCTTCACGTTGTTCGTCCTGAGTGTACTCACTTACAGCCTGATGCTTCATTAA
- a CDS encoding sulfite exporter TauE/SafE family protein, with protein MSFAALFLISVVAGFIGAMAGMGGGVVLVPVLTFFGLPIKEVIAISIVSVIATSSGAASAYVRDHITNLKVGMFLEMFTMSGAIIGAMITVVTRQRYLYIMFGLVLLISWIVMWFNHGEFVPETIPDRFSRWLELHGSYYDQAAGKTIEYSARRAYLGGPMMFGAGLIAGLLGIGAGALKVLVMDLVMGLPAKVSTTTSNLIIGVTGLAGASVYLAAGLIHPELATPIIIGIVAGAFLGTRILVRLHNRTIHQFFLFILAILAIEMLYKGIRGL; from the coding sequence GTGTCATTCGCAGCGCTGTTTTTGATTTCGGTAGTCGCCGGCTTTATCGGCGCGATGGCGGGCATGGGTGGGGGCGTAGTCCTGGTTCCGGTGCTGACCTTCTTCGGCCTGCCAATTAAGGAGGTCATCGCGATCAGCATAGTCTCGGTCATTGCCACCTCCAGCGGCGCCGCTTCGGCCTATGTGCGCGACCATATCACCAACCTTAAGGTCGGAATGTTCTTGGAGATGTTCACGATGAGCGGGGCGATCATCGGGGCCATGATCACGGTCGTCACCCGCCAGCGCTATCTCTACATCATGTTCGGCCTGGTCCTGCTCATCTCTTGGATCGTGATGTGGTTCAATCACGGGGAATTTGTGCCCGAAACGATTCCGGACCGCTTTTCGCGCTGGCTAGAGCTGCACGGCAGCTATTACGATCAGGCGGCCGGCAAGACCATCGAGTATTCGGCCCGGCGCGCCTACCTGGGTGGCCCGATGATGTTCGGCGCCGGGCTGATCGCCGGCTTGCTGGGCATCGGCGCGGGCGCGCTCAAGGTGCTGGTAATGGATCTGGTAATGGGCCTGCCGGCCAAGGTTTCAACCACCACCAGCAACCTGATAATCGGGGTCACCGGGCTGGCGGGCGCCAGCGTCTATCTGGCGGCCGGCCTGATCCATCCCGAGCTGGCCACGCCGATCATCATCGGCATCGTGGCTGGCGCCTTTTTGGGCACCCGGATTCTGGTGCGCTTGCACAATCGCACCATCCATCAATTTTTTCTCTTTATCCTGGCAATCCTCGCGATTGAAATGCTGTACAAAGGCATCAGAGGACTATAG
- the gshB gene encoding glutathione synthase, with product MSVNLNLAFIMDPLEQVLVDKDTTFVFMLEAQRRGHRLAVMGLADLFARGPRAWGRARRCEVMRATPHYRYLDQGQENPLEHFDAILMRKDPPADANYLYATMLLSLVDSSRTFVLNRPEGLRTANEKLYALNFPAAIPPTLVSYQIARLKVFMEEQGGEMVVKPLDGHGGAGVFVLSRADRNLNAILEAATDGERRPVMAQRYLPEIRAGDKRLIVLDGEPLGATLRVPLADENRGNIHVGGTCVQAAVTARDREICRILKPWLQRDGLYFVGLDIIGDYLTEVNVTSPTGVQEIDRLDGVELERQVVDFVEARVAALPRHTH from the coding sequence ATGAGCGTGAACCTGAATTTGGCGTTTATCATGGATCCGCTGGAGCAGGTGCTGGTGGATAAGGACACTACTTTCGTCTTCATGCTCGAGGCCCAGCGTCGCGGCCATCGCTTGGCCGTGATGGGGCTGGCCGATCTGTTCGCTCGCGGGCCGCGGGCATGGGGTCGGGCGCGGCGATGCGAAGTGATGCGCGCCACACCTCATTACCGATATCTGGACCAGGGGCAAGAGAACCCGCTGGAACATTTCGACGCCATCTTGATGCGCAAGGATCCGCCCGCCGACGCCAACTACCTGTATGCCACCATGCTGCTGAGCCTGGTGGATAGTAGCCGCACCTTCGTGCTCAATCGGCCCGAGGGTCTGCGCACCGCCAATGAGAAGCTCTACGCCTTGAATTTTCCCGCCGCAATTCCGCCGACGCTGGTCAGTTATCAAATTGCGCGGCTCAAAGTGTTCATGGAGGAACAAGGGGGTGAGATGGTCGTCAAACCCCTGGACGGGCACGGCGGCGCGGGCGTATTTGTGCTCAGCCGTGCTGATCGTAACCTTAACGCCATCCTGGAAGCCGCGACCGATGGCGAACGGCGACCGGTGATGGCGCAGCGCTATCTGCCCGAGATCCGCGCCGGCGACAAGCGGCTGATCGTGCTGGACGGCGAGCCGCTAGGCGCCACGCTGCGGGTCCCGCTGGCAGACGAGAACCGCGGCAACATCCACGTCGGTGGGACCTGCGTACAGGCCGCGGTGACGGCGCGCGACCGCGAGATTTGTCGCATCCTCAAGCCCTGGCTGCAGCGCGACGGGCTTTATTTCGTGGGGCTAGACATAATCGGCGACTATCTCACCGAGGTCAACGTGACCAGTCCCACCGGAGTGCAGGAGATCGATCGTCTGGACGGGGTCGAGTTGGAGCGGCAGGTGGTGGACTTCGTCGAAGCCAGGGTCGCGGCCTTGCCGCGCCATACGCATTGA
- a CDS encoding 16S rRNA (uracil(1498)-N(3))-methyltransferase — protein sequence MPQPSHIGPTFTLDAAAVSGDRACLNGAELHHLRDVLRLRPGDHLTLIESGGRRLSAVLESLHSTRAWARILAELAAPCTPPLILAIGLIKAPRMDFLVEKASELGASEIWPLLTERSVSDYPGPTRLSRWRRLATAALKQSGGVAAVVRAPTALTAFLAARPREMVALICQPDGISAGTLLQAAGAAGVIVAIGPEGDFTPRERAAALADGFVAARLGPHRLRSETAALAALSLAAAALDQRERA from the coding sequence TTGCCCCAGCCATCGCACATTGGGCCAACCTTCACTCTGGATGCCGCCGCCGTTAGTGGCGACCGCGCCTGCCTGAACGGTGCCGAGCTTCATCACTTGCGCGACGTCTTGCGCCTGCGCCCGGGCGATCATTTGACTCTGATCGAAAGCGGCGGACGGCGCTTGAGCGCCGTGCTCGAGTCGCTCCATTCCACTCGCGCATGGGCCCGAATCCTCGCCGAACTGGCAGCGCCCTGCACGCCACCCCTGATCCTTGCCATCGGTTTAATCAAAGCTCCGCGGATGGATTTCCTGGTGGAAAAGGCCAGCGAACTGGGTGCCAGCGAGATCTGGCCCCTGCTGACCGAGCGCTCCGTGAGCGATTATCCCGGCCCAACTCGCCTGTCCCGCTGGCGGCGACTGGCGACAGCGGCCCTCAAGCAAAGCGGAGGGGTGGCGGCGGTGGTGCGAGCACCGACGGCTTTGACAGCCTTCCTTGCCGCGCGCCCGCGTGAGATGGTGGCTCTGATCTGTCAGCCCGACGGTATCTCGGCGGGCACGCTGCTCCAGGCCGCCGGCGCCGCTGGGGTAATCGTGGCGATCGGGCCCGAAGGAGATTTTACACCCCGCGAGCGCGCCGCCGCGCTGGCTGACGGTTTTGTCGCCGCTCGCTTGGGACCCCATCGCTTGCGCAGCGAGACCGCGGCGCTGGCCGCGCTCAGCTTAGCCGCGGCGGCGCTGGATCAGAGAGAAAGGGCATGA
- a CDS encoding 50S ribosomal protein L11 methyltransferase: MSAARKLPSPTYYRVALQVSAADADELGGVLIGLGAMGSAAKWARRMPRAGHKIVTLESYFQRLSAARWKAIVSGLKQAGLIARKQLVAPPELIVDPGWAAMWKERFKPLPIGRHLLLLPPWEAGRSDGKRLEIIIDPGQGFGTGHHPSTRGTLLAIEHEVGRGVDGPALDLGSGSGVLAIAMRRLGVDEVCAVEIDPAARANARHNASLNRLSRDLRFAAELKPGTRFGLIAANILASTLIELAPILIQRLAPGGRLILSGILEREAPRVLARYRPQLRLRRSYRERGWVTLTLGAAAGHRAARETYRGSSLFRTAHTHI, encoded by the coding sequence ATGTCAGCCGCGCGGAAACTTCCATCACCCACCTATTACCGAGTCGCGCTTCAGGTTTCAGCCGCCGACGCCGACGAACTAGGCGGCGTTCTAATCGGCTTAGGCGCCATGGGCAGCGCGGCCAAATGGGCCCGCCGAATGCCGCGAGCGGGCCACAAAATCGTGACCCTCGAAAGCTACTTTCAGCGCTTGTCGGCGGCGCGTTGGAAGGCGATTGTGAGCGGTTTGAAACAGGCCGGGCTGATCGCGCGGAAGCAACTGGTGGCGCCCCCCGAGCTGATTGTGGATCCGGGCTGGGCTGCGATGTGGAAAGAGCGCTTCAAGCCGCTGCCCATCGGCCGTCACTTACTCCTGCTTCCGCCCTGGGAGGCAGGCCGAAGTGACGGTAAGCGGCTGGAGATAATCATCGATCCGGGACAGGGTTTTGGCACCGGGCACCATCCCAGTACCCGCGGTACCTTGCTCGCGATCGAGCATGAAGTGGGGCGTGGCGTCGACGGCCCAGCGCTGGATCTGGGCAGCGGGTCAGGGGTACTGGCGATTGCGATGCGACGGCTGGGTGTGGACGAGGTTTGCGCGGTAGAAATCGATCCGGCGGCGCGGGCCAACGCTCGCCACAACGCCAGCCTCAACCGCTTAAGTCGCGATCTGCGGTTTGCAGCCGAACTGAAGCCGGGCACGCGCTTTGGTCTGATCGCGGCCAATATCCTAGCCTCGACCCTGATCGAGCTGGCACCCATACTGATCCAGCGGCTGGCGCCGGGGGGCCGGCTCATTCTCTCCGGCATCCTGGAGCGCGAGGCGCCTAGGGTCCTGGCGCGCTATCGACCTCAGTTGCGCTTGCGTCGCTCCTATCGCGAGCGCGGCTGGGTTACATTGACCCTGGGTGCGGCGGCCGGCCACCGCGCGGCGCGCGAAACTTATCGAGGGTCGAGCTTGTTTCGCACCGCCCACACACATATATGA
- a CDS encoding glycerophosphodiester phosphodiesterase family protein — translation MLIIAHRGASGDFPENTLPAFAGAIAAGAAMCELDVHLSRDGVPIVIHDDRVDRTTDGCGAVSELTLAEIRTLDAGVRFAPGFAGTRVPSLEEVIELCAGRCALNVELKDAAAVDATCAAMRAGGMLEQGLISSFQWPVLHAVRRLQPAIGIGVLADRAPAAMLAQALSLGAVAIHPSYPLADAALCARAHAHGLRVYAWTVDSPALAERLQARGVDGVMTNYPARMAALGVPAED, via the coding sequence TTGCTGATTATCGCTCACCGCGGCGCCAGCGGCGATTTTCCCGAAAACACTCTACCCGCGTTTGCCGGCGCAATCGCGGCCGGAGCCGCGATGTGCGAACTGGACGTGCATTTGAGCCGTGACGGCGTGCCTATCGTCATCCACGACGACCGCGTGGATCGCACCACCGACGGTTGCGGCGCGGTCAGCGAGCTGACCCTGGCCGAGATTCGCACCCTTGACGCCGGCGTGCGCTTTGCCCCGGGCTTTGCCGGGACGCGCGTGCCCAGCCTGGAGGAGGTAATTGAACTGTGCGCCGGGCGCTGCGCCCTCAACGTCGAATTAAAGGACGCCGCCGCGGTGGACGCGACCTGCGCCGCGATGCGTGCCGGTGGTATGCTGGAACAGGGGCTGATCTCCAGTTTCCAGTGGCCCGTGTTGCACGCCGTGCGCCGGCTGCAACCCGCGATCGGAATCGGGGTGTTGGCCGATCGCGCGCCGGCGGCAATGCTGGCGCAGGCGCTCAGCTTAGGTGCCGTTGCGATCCATCCCAGCTATCCGCTGGCCGATGCCGCGCTATGCGCGCGGGCTCATGCCCACGGTCTGAGAGTGTATGCCTGGACGGTGGACTCGCCCGCGCTGGCCGAGCGGTTGCAAGCGCGTGGCGTCGATGGCGTCATGACCAACTATCCCGCCCGCATGGCGGCGCTGGGTGTACCCGCTGAGGACTAA